In the genome of Plasmodium chabaudi chabaudi strain AS genome assembly, chromosome: 6, one region contains:
- a CDS encoding prefoldin subunit 3, putative: protein MSFDDLTDNTRSVRNIPGARFIEHVTEFLQNKNEETILRLAKELLLKYKFMEHTFVTRQMNTEKKIPELKDALKVVNALYKRKQMNETAALEHYFPLEESLYAKGVIEKCDNILLWLGANVMVEFPFNEAIELLNQHLERAINLSEEMDKELVWLHEQISTTEINISRIHNYVEMKKGNKEKNAIETKG, encoded by the exons atgtcatTCGATGATTTGACCGACAATACAAGGTCTGTAAGGAATATCCCAGGAGCAAGATTCATA GAACATGTAACagaatttttacaaaataaaaatgaggAAACTATTCTTCGATTAGCAAAAGAACTTTTATT aaaatataaatttatggaGCACACTTTTGTAACTAGACAAATGAATACTGAAAAGAAAATACCTGAGTTAAAAGATGCTTTAAAAGTTGTAAATGCcttatataaaagaaag caAATGAATGAAACCGCAGCCTTGGAACATTATTTCCCCCTTGAAGAATCGTTATATGCTAAGGGAGTAATTGAAAAATGTGACAATATTCTTCTTTGGCTAGgg GCTAATGTAATGGTTGAATTTCCATTCAATGAGGCTATAGAGCTTTTAAATCAGCATTTAGAAAGAGCAATAAATTTATCCGAAGAAATG GATAAGGAACTTGTATGGTTACACGAACAAATATCAACAACtgaaattaatatatcaagAATTCATAATTATGTTGAGATGAAAAAAGggaataaagaaaaaaatgcgATTGAAACTAAAGGCTAA
- a CDS encoding cysteine repeat modular protein 2, putative gives MVNPNNFLFLLSILVCYLFLEQRTTSEFSKQNHHPKGGYRNSNIHKNAPVKSNNLKHKNKVKNLFKKTTKLINERGISFVYVSLDNILELKSNSPISLINTIYSKEKGKYLSKCYIDGKAKDIDNCNRFTLSGNICDAPVDFDVNNNFALNKQNEDYSTCLSDNKPEYRIKKRSHIVIQSGEKLDLKIKNESFLLRTSIIITEDDCLNKVKTKSSHFIFQKTENKFGIPILYKGHVIGSQFQNIKVANDAEGLFNVCSCIIDYLYYSYNKCSSSNKHYSEVLTIRVIKKPVNGENNTKKIKTGEKYSVNLEEYVTPFPIKNAFIIKNIEGYTCNNIKNIPFNEMHEIFYKNEKKMHFYDIFTHETDSRIFKDDIVFQTPGDYLLCYASNDGQVDYSALLSTILVIGYDLNKMNYIYIDLNVPKLDIEHSVVLQKYNSNETLKDIFFKKKESIECSGENVTYSNNISEINSDNDKNLILDVIHISNIQCDEYDVILEICSKYDDNKDDKYKLIGHAIIKPYILHGNYDINHLACFNIEPDDIQVYTMNKESEFFLFFPELLENFNKYGITYLYISSLSYTNKNEIILTYNHDKNMTPIFFKYFKISNPSSSILYITKDSIKLYVLKKPNKSLYLYDITPEKVDNKKKTINSDNIDDPYIDILLSYYLDYADFIKCENCLDPIMMKPIYDENKLLKNIFVLTSHPYDKFLIINLDFSILYTHNINDVKNEVLQVRGISFSLNILEHGSFFISDISCGIFKNESLDCFLIDQLNNTVLAIEYIQMYNKIILIDTFQGENVTHIEENKLYDSMINQLDTYLYKPQNIVVYPYYDSYVIFINEDESNELILMHYDKQKKNNNFSYIGKIDNTHIDIGKIRNVYKFYDYKNLINRNILLIIRYYERNIQFIYIPIRNILSFLELKYNHPSVIQDNGQMYVLKIISDEIQKMNIPHNFQIIVHNINKSQYVTIDRYDGTVQIKLSEFVADPVNLTVELRGVFVELKINIEFTVICGDGMKVLNGNCVPCPLGSYNNINEYIKNKTIYECTLCHENSTTKYEASILISQCLCLPGYELNDNDECVLCAKGTWKPDLSNTPCIFHCYPNSYSLIEGSKGEDESVCKCNKGFYFVSKDSINFCEECDIGYFCPGGYKVSKIKCPENTTNTTQRNDSIKSCECEKGYEPFDSSGLINYNFAENPIFNDYKNFTHELQSSQVCVPCKVGFYKSIVSDAKCTQCSPHVYTVAEKSTSIFNCNKCEKGYYLDTQDSCLLCPDNHYCPGGENNNAKNGNYENKKVPCSVRSLTIPPNELNISDLNCLCKKGFEFGKLEGNEFDCLEIPKNYYKPTISNTKKQPCPENSVTLYTKTESKSKCICMEGYYWDFQKYKCIRCPKGYYCPGGYLKNCFTKNTLNVCKPQKIICPIKNSTTQDNKPFSESSCMCDKGYTINKEALGECVLCPVNTYKDVISNVECTMCLAPYTTDGQVGSTKEEDCTCSGGYYFFNHCLPCSDKDTYCKGGKMIVNNKRKTVHYAPSKCLPNTVVSFETERPYDSSFCVCKKGYKHVYTGNNFTKICAPCESGFFKTIIGDFTCESKCKPNSTSFYGSTHETHCFCLENYYFKNGICINCPDGAHCRGGFEDETLLNMKKDENYLDHSKIKHVMPVPRENYALYRLKDNIYNYDWFIVECSIKDACLYNGKCHESMTNFLCGECKKGYTNKFSKLNLCIKCSGMIVNILRIIFVNIIAMLFIVIMAYLNVFTGTNRKSVHSIVIKIAINYFSCMKLFYIIGTSEMYFPINLSSHVNYMTKYIKKLLKVKKNYGLYCILTSFNVSHANAYFYGMLYYAFKPILLAMVLTILMYIVVEMYKYKVRDKTNIKLRVIDEIKLLGNNKLYDEIMQELISERGLVLFRYIPIPGDSRFKRIKKFLEDMIPIHVTLLFFVHTQITYYMLTLLDCKAIYYNDKFIEQYMSFAPSVKCGLSKDYAKFFILGISGLIVWGIGIPLVFYLLLYKNRRKLHSENVLLKYGFLNNGYNFQFWYWETIVFLRKKMILLISTVSLLKTNRVLGTTMWLFTCVSSFFLVLQLIFQPFDSRNYHILNKLETFSMVAWTISLMILTFLTVSSASSTVNFYVLLSLLFFNFIFMANVLIVLCNSYMEHLNSIKKSIKIPFLSKFFENMSKIAEEKCYKEPIVSLNPHDNSIEFTKKYKKHLLFGKHILTNEEKSYFLNVLSNFIYFGILNLNFNIFHSYFMEFMLRLSVIDNELLQKKPKSGILKLIAKEPQSIDEWIKLKECELKKRTFFERHKKILNLFTNNSFIIQNNIKNIIYKGDKHTIISDYETLINVLKYDKDFITDFNFLYDEDAVKSGLILSDFKLSFNKIKMKDKELIMQLFSIFIAKKNIVQFERDIHLKNKIEQLKLLYETLIKPNEKKKLTFRKNVEDAVKGDKFDYKIIENELIQLNNRIDTLIDNYQKLKNDIYGEVECNPNDNLILNDNDSENFDSNLIKFSFKEVSNDEEPEENVIIEDIKDNMEENKNDDKSQDGIQNI, from the exons ATGGTGAACccgaataattttttgtttctgCTGTCTATTTTGGTTTGCTATTTATTTCTTGAACAG CGCACAACATCTGAATTTTCGAAGCAAAACCACCACCCCAAGGGTg gaTATAGAAATTCAAATATCCATAAAAATGCCCCAgtaaaatcaaataatttgaagcataaaaataaggttaaaaatttattcaaaaaaacaacaaaattaataaatgaaaggGGGATTAGTTTTGTTTATGTTAGTTTAGACAATATTTTGGAACTAAAATCTAACAGTCCTATTAGCCTTATAAATACCATTTATTCAAAAGAAAAGGGAAAAt atCTATCTAAATGTTATATTGATGGGAAAGCAAAAGATATCGACAACTGTAATAGATTTACACTTTCAGGAAATATATGTGATGCTCCTGTTGATTTtgatgtaaataataattttgcatTGAATAAGCAAAATGAAGATTATTCAACATGTTTAAGTGATAATAAACCTGAATATAGGATAAAGA aaCGTAGTCATATTGTAATCCAATCAGGAGAAAAATtagatttaaaaataaaaaacgaatCATTTCTTTTGAGAACAtctataattattacaGAAGATGattgtttaaataaagtGAAAACCAAAAGTtctcattttatatttcaaaaaacagaaaataaatttgggatacctatattatataaagggCATGTAATAGGTTCTcaatttcaaaatattaaagtAGCGAATGATGCTGAAGGTTTGTTTAATGTATGTTCTTGTATAattgattatttatattactcTTATAATAAGTGTTCTAGTAGTAATAAGCATTATTCAGAAGTGTTAACTATTCGAGTTATTAAAAAGCCAGTAAATGgggaaaataatacaaaaaaaattaaaacaggGGAAAAATATTCTGTGAATTTGGAAGAATATGTAACTCCATTTCCTATTAAAAAtgcttttataattaaaaacatCGAAGGGTATACATGTAACAATATTAAGAATATACCTTTTAATGAAATGCatgaaattttttataaaaatgaaaaaaaaatgcatttttatgatatatttacacaTGAAACGGATTCTAGAATTTTTAAAGATGATATAGTTTTTCAAACACCTGGagattatttattatgttacGCATCCAATGATGGTCAAGTTGATTACTCCGCTTTACTTTCTACAATTTTAGTTATAG GGTATgatttaaacaaaatgaattacatatatatcgACTTAAATGTGCCCAAATTAGATATAGAGCACTCAGTTGTTTTGCagaaatataattcaaatgAAACActaaaagatatatttttcaaaaagaaagaaagtATTGAATGCTCAGGTGAAAATGTAACTTAttctaataatatttctgaaataaatagtgataatgataaaaatttaattttagatgttatacatatatcaaatatacAGTGTGATGAATATGATGTAATATTGGAAATCTGTTCAaaatatgatgataataaagacgataaatacaaattaattGGACATGCAATTATAAaaccatatattttacatggtaattatgatataaaCCATTTAGCATGCTTCAATATAGAACCCGATGATATTCAGGTATATACAATGAATAAAGAATCAGAATTTTTCCTATTTTTTCCTGAATTGttagaaaattttaataaatatggtatcacttatttatatatatcatcattaagttatacaaataaaaatgaaataattttaactTATAAtcatgataaaaatatgacaccaattttttttaaatattttaaaatatctaATCCTTCTAGttcaatattatatattacaaaagacagcataaaattatatgttttaaaaaaaccaaataaatcattatatttatatgatataacTCCAGAAAAagttgataataaaaaaaaaactattaaTAGTGATAATATAGATGACCcatatatagatattttattatcttaTTATTTAGATTATGctgattttataaaatgtgaaaaCTGCTTAGATCCTATTATGATGAAACCAatatatgatgaaaataaacttctcaaaaatatttttgtattaacaTCACATCCTTATGATAAATTCTTAATAATAAACTTAGACTTTTCTATTCTTTATACgcataatattaatgatgtaaaaaatgaagtaTTACAGGTTCGAGGtatatctttttctttaaatattttggaaCACggatcattttttatatctgaTATATCATGtggaatttttaaaaatgaatcgctagattgttttttaattgacCAATTAAACAATACCGTATTAGCTATAgaatatattcaaatgtATAACAAGATAATTCTTATAGATACCTTTCAAGGGGAAAATGTTACCCATATTgaggaaaataaattatacgACTCTATGATTAATCAATTAGACACCTACTTGTATAAACCTCAGAATATAGTAGTATACCCCTATTATGATTCttatgttatatttataaatgag GACGAATCTAATGAACTAATTCTGATGCATTatgataaacaaaaaaaaaataataatttttcatatatcgGTAAAATAGATAATACACATATTGATATTGGTAAAATTAGAAATGTGTATAAATTTTACGACTATAAAAACCTTATTAACAGaaatatacttttaattataagatactatgaaagaaatatccaattcatatatattcctataagaaatattttgagCTTTCttgaattaaaatataaccaTCCATCTGTTATACAAGATAATGGGCAAATGTATGtactaaaaataatatcagatgaaatacaaaaaatgaatatccctcataattttcaaataattgttcataatataaataaatcacAATATGTTACAATAGATAGATATGATGGGACTGTTCAAATAAAACTATCAGAATTTGTTGCAGATCCTGTCAATTTAACTGTTGAATTACGTGGGGTTTTTgttgaattaaaaataaatatagaatttACAGTAATTTGTGGTGATGGTATGAAAGTGCTTAATGGAAATTGTGTTCCTTGTCCGTTAGgatcatataataatattaacgaatatattaaaaataaaacaatatatgaATGTACATTATGCCATGAAAATTCTACTACTAAATATGAAGCATCTATTTTGATATCCCAGTGTTTGTGTTTACCAGGATATgaattaaatgataatgacGAGTGCGTTTTATGTGCAAAAGGGACATGGAAACCTGATCTTTCTAACACCCCTTGTATTTTTCATTGTTATCCTAATTCATATAGTTTAATTGAAGGAAGTAAGGGAGAAGATGAAAGTGTATGCAAATGCAATAAaggattttattttgtttctaAAGATTCCATAAACTTTTGTGAAGAATGTGATATAGGCTACTTTTGTCCTGGTGGGTATAAAgtaagtaaaataaaatgtccGGAAAATACTACAAACACAACACAACGAAATGATTCTATAAAAAGTTGTGAATGTGAAAAAGGCTATGAACCCTTTGATTCGTCAGGtctaattaattataactTTGCTGAAAATCCAATTTTTAACGATTACAAAAATTTTACACATGAATTGCAAAGCTCTCAAGTTTGTGTACCGTGTAAAGTAGGGTTTTATAAAAGCATCGTTTCCGATGCAAAATGCACACAGTGTTCTCCTCACGTATACACGGTTGCAGAAAAATCGActtctatatttaattgTAATAAATGTGAGAAAGGATACTATTTAGATACTCAAGATTCATGTTTATTATGCCCAGATAACCATTATTGCCCTGGTGGTGAGAATAATAACgcaaaaaatggaaattatgaaaataagaaaGTCCCATGTAGTGTTAGAAGTTTAACAATACCCCcaaatgaattaaatatatcagatttaaattgtttatgtaaaaaaggATTTGAATTTGGAAAATTAGAAGGGAATGAATTTGATTGTTTAGAAATAcctaaaaattattataaaccCACAATAagtaatacaaaaaaacaacCATGTCCAGAAAATAGTGTtacattatatacaaaaacaGAATCTAAATCaaaatgcatatgtatGGAAGGATATTATTGggattttcaaaaatataaatgtattagATGCCCGAAAGGCTATTATTGTCCCGGCggatatttaaaaaattgttttacaaaaaatacttTGAATGTATGTAAGcctcaaaaaataatttgtcCTATAAAAAACTCAACAACACAAGATAATAAGCCATTTAGCGAATCAAGTTGTATGTGCGATAAAGGATAtactataaataaagaagcaTTAGGCGAATGCGTTTTGTGTCCagttaatacatataaagaTGTTATATCCAATGTTGAATGTACTATGTGCTTGGCACCTTACACAACAGATGGACAAGTAGGAAGTACCAAAGAAGAAGATTGCACATGCTCAGGCggctattatttttttaatcattGCTTACCTTGTAGTGATAAAGATACTTATTGTAAGGGTGGGAAAATGATAGTCAAtaacaaaagaaaaactGTTCACTATGCTCCATCAAAATGTTTACCCAATACAGTTGTATCATTTGAAACAGAAAGACCATATGATTCCAGTTTTTGTGTATGCAAAAAGGGTTATAAACATGTCTATACTGGAAATAATTTCACAAAAATATGTGCACCTTGTGAAAGtggattttttaaaacaataatcGGCGATTTTACATGTGAATCAAAATGTAAACCCAATTCAACTAGTTTTTATGGATCAACGCATGAAACACATTGCTTTTGtttagaaaattattattttaaaaatgggaTATGTATAAATTGCCCAGATGGTGCACATTGTCGTGGTGGTTTTGAAGACGAAACATTAttgaatatgaaaaaagatgaaaattatttggatcattcaaaaattaaacatGTAATGCCTGTTCCTAGAGAAAATTATGCACTTTATCGATTAAaggataatatatataattatgattGGTTTATTGTAGAATGCTCAATCAAAGACGCGTGTTTATATAATGGAAAATGTCACGAGTCTATgactaattttttatgcgGAGAATGCAAAAAAGggtatacaaataaattttctaaattaaaCTTGTGTATCAAATGTAGTGGTATGATAGTTAATATTTTGCGTATCATATTTGTCAATATCATCGCAATGTTATTTATAGTTATTATGGcatatttaaatgtttttacGGGAACTAACAGAAAATCCGTTCACTCtattgttataaaaattgctATAAACTACTTTTCTTGCATGaagttattttatattattggaACAAGTGAAATGTACTTCCCCATCAATCTTTCGTCTCATGTTAATTACATGActaagtatataaaaaagctattaaaagttaaaaaaaattatggtTTATACTGTATATTAACAAGCTTCAATGTGTCACATGCAAATGCTTACTTTTATGGAATGCTTTATTATGCGTTTAAACCTATTTTACTTGCGATGgtattaacaattttaatgtaCATAGTCGTCgaaatgtataaatacaAGGTTCGggataaaacaaatataaaattaagagTAATAGATGAAATTAAATTGTtaggaaataataaactatATGACGAAATAATGCAAGAACTGATATCAGAAAGAGGATTGGTACTATTCAGATATATACCAATACCTGGAGATTCGCgatttaaaagaattaaaaaatttcttGAAGATATGATTCCTATACATGtcacattattattttttgttcataCACAAATCACGTATTATATGTTAACATTATTAGATTGTAAagcaatttattataacgATAAATTTATAGAGCAATATATGAGTTTTGCACCTAGTGTAAAATGTGGTTTATCTAAAGATTATGCaaagttttttatattaggTATAAGTGGGTTAATAGTATGGGGGATTGGCATTCCATTagtgttttatttattgttatataaaaatagaagaaAGCTGCATAGTGAAAATGTTTTGCTTAAATATGGTTTCTTAAACAAtggatataattttcaattttggTATTGGGAAACAATTGTCTTTTtaaggaaaaaaatgattttacTAATATCAACTGTTTCTTTATTGAAGACGAATAGAGTGCTTGGTACCACTATGTGGTTATTTACTTGTgtttcatctttttttctCGTATTACAGTTAATATTTCAACCGTTTGATTCAAgaaattatcatattttaaataaattagaaaCTTTTAGTATGGTGGCATGGACAATTAGTTTAATGATTTTGACATTTTTAACAGTGTCGAGTGCTAGTTCTACCgtgaatttttatgttttattgtctttgttattttttaactttatttttatggcTAATGTTTTGATAGTTTTATGTAATTCCTATATGGAGCATTTAAATAGCATCAAGAAAAGTATTAAAATCCCATTTTTAAgcaaattttttgaaaacatGTCAAAAATCGCTGaagaaaaatgttataaagAACCCATAGTTTCCTTGAATCCTCATGACAACTCAATTGAATTCACAAAGAAGTATAAAAAGCACCTTTTATTTGGGAAgcatatattaacaaacgaagaaaaaagttattttcttaatgttttatcaaattttatatattttggtaTATTGAATTTAAATTTCAACATTTTTCATTCTTATTTTATGGAGTTCATGTTAAGATTATCAGTAATTGATAACGAGTTGCTTCAAAAAAAGCCAAAAAGTggcattttaaaattaattgcTAAAGAACCCCAAAGCATAGACGAATGGATAAAACTTAAGGAATGTGaattaaagaaaagaaCATTCTTTGAaagacataaaaaaatattaaatttgtttacgaataattcatttattattcaaaataacataaaaaatattatatataaaggaGACAAACATACAATAATTTCAGACTATGAAACATTGATTAATGtcttaaaatatgataaagatTTTATAACGGATTTcaactttttatatgatgaaGATGCAGTCAAATCCGGTTTAATCCTTTCAGATTTCAAATTGTCATTTAACAAGATAAAGATGAAAGATAAAGAATTAATTATGCagttattttctatatttattgcaaagaaaaatattgtacAATTTGAACGAGATATTCatcttaaaaataaaatcgaaCAGCTTAAACTATTGTATGAAACCCTTATAAAgccaaatgaaaaaaagaagttAACATTTCGAAAAAATGTTGAAGATGCGGTTAAAGGAGATAAATTTGATTATAAGataatagaaaatgaattaatacaattaaataatagaaTAGATACCTTAATAGATAATTaccaaaaattaaaaaatgatatatatggtGAAGTTGAATGTAATCCTAATGATAATCTTATTCTAAATGACAATGATTCAGAAAATTTTGATAgcaatttaataaaatttagtTTTAAAGAGGTGTCTAACGATGAAGAACCAGAGGAAAATGTGATAATTGAGGATATTAAAGATAATATGGAAgagaataaaaatgatgataaatcACAAGACGGTATTCAGAACATTTAA
- a CDS encoding ATP synthase F0 subunit a-like protein, putative, protein MNGKVFGKLSEGIKPYMWKSNYYVLNSYKNYTNALACLSKRYFASNTDDKLTLNKKKDTYKYYDDRLRGEITPVNLVKSLPTLNHYVSVLDMTKFSIKYILSYRFFFIYMARTTFQAVRPLMAFCVFGEMMKLVLATMTSGVFAFFFSFVLAFEVLYFFLQCYISYTFLTMFFDVMF, encoded by the exons atgaatggGAAGGTTTTTGGCAAACTATCGGAAGG GATAAAACCCTATATGTGGAAAAGTAActattatgttttaaactcctataaaaattatacaaat gCTTTAGCGTGCTTATCAAAAAGATATTTCGCAAGTAATACCGATGATAAATTaactttaaataaaaaaaaagatacttataaatattatgatgaTAGATTAAGAGGTGAAATAACTCCTGTAAACTTAGTTAAAAGTTTACCAACCCTAAATCACTATGTCAGTGTTCTTGACATGACaaaattttctataaaatatattttgagttatcgttttttttttatttatatggcTAGAACGACATTTCAG gCTGTTCGTCCACTTATGGCTTTTTGTGTTTTTGGCGAAATGATGAAATTAGTTCTTGCAACCATGACAAGTGGTGTATTtgcatttttcttttcttttgttttaGCATTTGaagtattatatttttttttacaatgttatatttcatacacatttttaacAATGTTTTTTGATGTTATGttttaa
- a CDS encoding mitochondrial ribosomal protein S8 precursor, putative, with protein sequence MQRACEMVVSLLRTDAMTQKCPFHVLNVQILELLQKEGLIRGFAIKGTKIDILLKHYKGAPVIRNIRVVSKPSRDIWLTPHELKFRTRFNTGLWVMQTSCGVISHRDCIRMGIGGKMLFAVNNGYQHFC encoded by the exons atgcaGAGAGCATGTGAAATGGTAGTATCGTTATTACGAACTGATGCTATGACTCAAAAATGTCCATTTCATGTATTAAATGTTCAAATTCTTGAATTACTACAAAAGGAGGGTCTCATTAGAGGGTTTGCAATTAAGGGGACAAAAATAGATATACTACTAAAGCATTACAAGGGCGCACCG GTCATAAGAAATATTCGAGTTGTATCAAAACCAAGTAGAGATATATGGCTAACACCACATGAACTCAAATTTCGTACCCGATTCAATACAGGATTATGGGTAATGCAAACTAGCTGCGGTGTAATAAGTCACAGAGATTGTATACGAATGGGTATTGGGGGTAAAATGCTATTTGCTGTTAATAATGGATACCAGCATTTTTGTTAG
- a CDS encoding NIMA related kinase 4, putative encodes MNKYEKIRDIGKGNYGNTILVRDKKNDHYVMKIINISQMSQKEKRQCLKEVELLSKLNHPFIVKYIESYIEGETLRIVMKHCKGGDLYHYIQNKKKQNTPIKEKRILIWLTQILTALKFLHSNHILHRDMKSLNILIDSDKRVRLCDFGISKVLENTLDYANTLIGTPYYLSPELCKDKKYSWPSDVWAIGCLIYELATFRTPFHSTKGIQQLCYNIRYAPIPDLPNIYSKELNNIYKSMLIREPNYRVTVQQLLVSDIVQRQLKLLIEEKIREKQSMKKPLKEKQTIENDNLGAHEQEVKTLLLDIVDV; translated from the exons ATGAACaagtatgaaaaaataagggATATAGGAAAAGGGAATTATGGAAATACAATACTCGTTAGAGATAAAAAGAATGATCa CTatgtaatgaaaataataaacatttcTCAAATGTCCCAAAAGGAGAAGAGACAATGTTTAAAGGAAGTCGAA TTATTATCAAAGTTAAACCACCCAtttattgtaaaatatattgaaagCTATATAGAGGGAGAGACCCTTAGAATTGTGATGAAACATTGCAAAG GTGGAGatctttatcattatatacaaaacaagaagaaacaaaataccccaataaaagaaaaacgtATACTTATATGGTTGACACAAATTTTGACAGCTCTAAAGTTTCTTCATTCTAACCATATACTACACAGGG ACATGAAATCTCTTAATATATTGATAGATAGCGATAAGAGAGTAAGATTGTGCGATTTTGGAATTTCGAAAGTTTTAGAAAATACACTAGATTATGCTAACACATTAATAGGAACcccatattatttaagtCCCGAATTAtgtaaagataaaaaatatagttgGCCATCAGATGTATGGGCTATTGGTTGTTTAATTTATGAATTAGCTACATTTAGAACCCCCTTTCATTCTACAAAAGGAATTCAACAATTATGCTACAACATACGATATGCTCCC ATCCCCGATTTACcaaatatttattcgaAAGAACtcaacaatatatataaaagtatGTTAATAAGAGAACCCAATTATCGAGTTACTGTCCAGCAATTATTAGTTTCGGACATTGTTCAg AGACAACTTAAATTGTTgattgaagaaaaaataagagaAAAACAAAGTATGAAAAAAcctttaaaagaaaaacagactatagaaaatgataacTTAGGAGCACATGAACAAGAAGTTAAAACATTGCTATTGGATATTGTTGAtgtttga